One Scophthalmus maximus strain ysfricsl-2021 chromosome 1, ASM2237912v1, whole genome shotgun sequence genomic region harbors:
- the gpatch4 gene encoding G patch domain-containing protein 4, translating to MAEVVQEKSSGLKFAERQLLRHGWEHGKGLGRAENGISEAIKVKVKCDKGGVGHKEGEQFTFHWWDHVFNKASSSLQVESDQSGIKLKKIVEEDEEDRMISNKKPRKAALAKAKLYGCFVKSATLLSGQEQPEPKSSDSDDSSSSDEDDDQRLDLSSTTNLSDADLMKACGGRTAHKGARHGLTMSAKLARLEQQEAEFMAKYGKKSEPSSASPVCGKPAAPTAKSAEERQAETAEDTESKQMKKKKRSACSINELNGGEVSESPEPDVEPIKKKKKKKPNGDAEEATDAVSTEGAICVENGEADLSHRTKKKHKKKKNNAEQIEEEKTPSPAAEARSPEETAELHADTKVKRKKKKSTKHHNEKEESNDAESSRSEPVQDSAPKNKKRKAAVLSEEAEVAEEESTAKQKRTKCKKYKLLLDDKLSEEALPPKKMKKKSKE from the exons ATGGCAGAAGTTGTGCAAGAGAAAAGCAGCGGCTTGAAGTTCGCGGAGCGGCAACTCCTGCGCCATGGCTGGGAGCACG GTAAAGGACTGGGCCGAGCTGAGAACGGCATATCAGAGGCCATAAAGGTCAAAGTGAAATGTGACAAAGGAGGG GTTGGTCACAAGGAAGGAGAGCAATTCACCTTCCACTGGTGGGATCATGTCTTCAACAAGgcctcctccagtctgcaggTGGAGTCTGATCAA AGCGGTATCAAGTTGAAGAAGATtgtggaggaagatgaagaagatagAATGATCTCCAACAAGAAACCACGGAAGGCCGCACTGGCTAAAGCCAAACTTTACGGATGCTTTGTCAAG TCGGCCACGCTGCTGTCCGGTCAGGAGCAGCCAGAGCCGAAGTCTTCCGACTCagatgacagcagcagctcagacgAGGACGACGACCAGAGACTGGATCTCTCCAGCACCACCAA CCTTTCTGATGCCGATCTGATGAAGGCTTGTGGTGGACGCACGGCTCACAA AGGAGCCAGACATGGTTTGACCATGAGCGCCAAGTTAGCCCgactggagcagcaggaggccgaGTTCATGGCCAAGTACGGCAAGAAGAGCGAACCATCAAGTGCCTCGCCGGTTTGTGGGAAACCAGCTGCACCGACCGCCAAGTCAGCTGAAGAGAGGCAGGCGGAGACggctgaggacacagagagcaaacagatgaaaaagaagaagagatccGCTTGTAGCATTAATGAGCTTAATGGTGGCGAGGTGTCTGAAAGTCCTGAACCAGATGTTGAACccataaagaagaaaaagaaaaagaaacccaatGGTGACGCTGAGGAAGCGACTGATGCAGTTTCCACCGAGGGTGCGATCTGTGTAGAAAACGGTGAAGCAGATCTTTCTCACAGaacaaagaagaaacacaagaagaagaaaaacaacgcCGAGCagattgaagaagaaaaaacgccttcacctgcagcagaggCCAGGAGTCCGGAGGAGACAGCTGAGCTGCATGCAGACACTAAAgttaagaggaagaagaagaagtccaCCAAACACCACaatgagaaagaggagagtAATGATGCAGAATCCAGCCGATCAGAGCCTGTTCAGGACAGcgctccaaaaaacaaaaagagaaaagctgcaGTTTTATCAGAGGAAGCAGAAGTTGCGGAGGAAGAATCAACAGCAAAGcagaaaaggacaaaatgtaaaaagtacaaACTGTTGCTAGACGACAAACTAAGTGAGGAGGCACTTCCTccaaagaagatgaaaaagaagtCCAAAGAGTAG